One region of Triticum aestivum cultivar Chinese Spring chromosome 6B, IWGSC CS RefSeq v2.1, whole genome shotgun sequence genomic DNA includes:
- the LOC123134359 gene encoding RING-H2 finger protein ATL8, protein MAARRLLEEAVAAGAQQDSLNSDLVLILAGLLCALVCVLGLGLVARCACSRRWARAADAPPGANRGVKKEVLRALPTVRYVADGGEASESDECAICLAEFEDGQDMRVLPQCSHAFHTACVDAWLRSHSSCPSCRRVLVAELPRGERSGRCGARPGGLDALLKAVPLCR, encoded by the coding sequence ATGGCGGCAAGAAGGCTCCTCGAGGAGGCGGTCGCCGCCGGCGCGCAGCAGGACTCGCTCAACTCGGACCTGGTCCTCATCCTCGCCGGCCTGCTCTGCGCGCTGGTCTGCGTCCTCGGCCTCGGCCTCGTGGCGCGGTGCGCGTGCTCGCGCCGCTGGGCCAGGGCCGCAGACGCCCCGCCCGGCGCCAACAGGGGCGTCAAGAAGGAGGTGCTGCGCGCCCTGCCCACCGTCAGGTACGTCGCCGACGGCGGCGAGGCGTCGGAGTCGGACGAGTGCGCCAtctgcctcgccgagttcgagGACGGCCAGGACATGCGGGTGCTGCCGCAGTGCAGCCACGCGTTCCACACGGCCTGCGTCGACGCCTGGCTGCGCTCGCACTCCTCGTGCCCGTCGTGCCGGCGGGTGCTCGTCGCCGAGCTGCCGCGCGGCGAGCGGAGCGGACGCTGCGGCGCGCGGCCCGGCGGCCTCGACGCGCTCCTCAAGGCCGTGCCGCTGTGCCGCTGA